One Rhinoderma darwinii isolate aRhiDar2 chromosome 6, aRhiDar2.hap1, whole genome shotgun sequence DNA window includes the following coding sequences:
- the NSMCE1 gene encoding non-structural maintenance of chromosomes element 1 homolog, with protein MAINQSHQRFLQVLMSHGIMEGLAVRTLHRHCCEVHKVQYRRDQLDDFVGVINKHLQPLFMQIRKGTDENDGRRYYSLVNLAENEVTKMATDYAENELELFRKTMDLIIDSDNGFASSTNILNLTDQLQTKKIKKKEVEQLLQNFVQEKWLIEKDGEYSLHTRCIMEMEHYIQVTYQDIVKTCNICHNIAIQGQICDNCGIKIHLTCVGKYFKGHEEPRCPQCTEAWSQEIPRSSQTDSQTPSTSPKDTRTAGRKGNSVAAATRSRRS; from the exons ATGGCCATCAACCAAAGCCACCAGCGATTTCTTCAAGTGCTTATGTCCCATGGGATAATGGAAGGTTTGGCTGTAAGGACATTACATAGACATTGCTGTGAGGTACACAAAG TTCAATACAGGCGTGACCAGCTGGATGATTTTGTGGGTGTTATCAACAAACATTTGCAGCCTCTGTTCATGCAGATCAGGAAGGGAACAGATGAAAATGACGGAAGAAGATACTACTCTCTG GTCAACCTAGCAGAAAATGAAGTTACTAAAATGGCCACGGATTATGCAGAGAACGAACTGGAATTATTTAGGAAGACG ATGGACCTGATAATAGACTCGGACAATGGGTTTGCGTCTTCGACAAACATTTTAAACCTCACTGACCAACTACAAaccaaaaaaattaagaaaaaagagGTTGAACAACTGCTTCAGAATTTTGTGCAAGAAAAGTGGTTGATTGAG AAAGATGGAGAGTACAGCCTTCACACTCGCTGCATAATGGAAATGGaacattatatacaggtcacatacCAGGACATTGTCAAAACTTGCAATATCTGCCACAACATTGCTATTcag GGTCAGATCTGTGATAACTGCGGCATCAAGATCCATTTGACTTGCGTGGGAAAGTATTTCAAAGGACACGAGGAACCACGTTGTCCCCAGTGCACTGAAGCGTGGTCGCAGGAAATTCCTA GATCGTCACAGACTGATTCCCAAACTCCTTCCACTTCCCCGAAAGATACAAGAACAGCAGGGAggaaaggaaacagcgtagcagccGCCACCAGATCAAGGCGATCGTAA